A single window of Granulicella mallensis MP5ACTX8 DNA harbors:
- a CDS encoding ribonuclease J encodes MALEKLQMIPLGGLGEFGMNCLALRFGDDILVIDAGLMFPEEELLGVDIVVPDISYLIENRSMVRGIVLTHGHEDHIGGLPWILSELNVPVYGTEFTLAYVEGKLDEHRLLDDAELIEILPGKRFTLGPFSVMPIRVTHSLVDCVSLAIHTPVGIVLHTGDFKIDLSSPDGHPFDLQAFADLGKQGVLALLQDSTNVDRPGFTPGEKAVIPRLDDIFAATKKKIFFSCFSSSIHRIKIAMELAHKHGRKVALVGRSIDNSTEIAQDLGYIDPPQGLIIHPGQIRDFAPDKLCILISGTQGEPMSALSRAAVDNHKFAKIDPGDTVLLSSRIIPGNEKGIYRVIDHLERRDARVIHDDGTNGLIHVSGHGSQEELRLMINLVKPKFFIPVHGDYRHLKRHVELALSTGVPEKVILLEDGDVLTLDKDSAQKTGKVTTGRVCIDNNSTADVVEDTVIRDRKHLGEDGLFLPIIAINKRTGAIEGQPEITTRGFAADDPDLLRNARDIVVRTLEQSSEEERRDYGVMKDKIRGDLKRFIQKNANRRPLIMPIILEL; translated from the coding sequence ATGGCTTTAGAAAAACTGCAAATGATCCCCCTCGGCGGACTCGGCGAGTTCGGCATGAACTGCCTGGCTCTCCGATTCGGCGACGATATCCTCGTTATCGACGCCGGCCTGATGTTCCCTGAAGAAGAGCTGCTGGGCGTCGACATCGTCGTCCCTGACATCAGCTACCTCATCGAAAACCGTTCCATGGTCCGCGGCATCGTGCTCACGCACGGCCACGAGGACCACATCGGCGGCCTTCCCTGGATTCTGTCCGAGCTCAACGTTCCGGTCTACGGCACCGAGTTCACGCTCGCCTATGTCGAAGGCAAGCTCGACGAGCACCGCCTGCTCGACGACGCCGAGCTCATCGAGATCCTTCCCGGCAAGCGCTTCACCCTCGGGCCGTTCAGCGTCATGCCCATCCGGGTTACGCATTCGCTCGTCGATTGTGTCTCGCTCGCGATCCATACGCCCGTCGGCATCGTGCTGCACACCGGCGACTTCAAGATCGACCTCTCCTCTCCGGACGGCCACCCCTTCGATCTGCAGGCCTTCGCCGACCTCGGCAAACAGGGCGTGCTCGCTCTTCTGCAGGACTCCACCAACGTCGACCGTCCCGGCTTCACGCCCGGCGAAAAGGCCGTGATCCCACGCCTCGACGACATCTTTGCCGCGACCAAGAAGAAGATCTTCTTCTCCTGCTTCTCGTCGTCGATCCACCGCATCAAGATCGCCATGGAGCTCGCACACAAGCATGGCCGCAAGGTCGCGCTCGTCGGCCGCTCCATCGATAACTCGACGGAGATCGCGCAGGATCTCGGCTACATCGATCCGCCGCAGGGCCTCATCATCCACCCCGGGCAGATCCGCGACTTCGCTCCGGACAAGCTCTGCATCCTCATCTCCGGCACCCAGGGCGAGCCCATGTCCGCGCTCTCGCGCGCGGCGGTGGACAACCACAAGTTCGCGAAGATCGATCCAGGCGATACCGTCCTGCTCAGCTCCCGCATCATCCCCGGCAACGAGAAGGGCATCTACCGCGTTATCGACCATCTCGAGCGGCGGGATGCTCGTGTCATCCATGACGACGGCACCAACGGTCTGATCCACGTCTCCGGCCACGGCTCGCAGGAAGAGCTTCGCCTGATGATCAACCTCGTCAAGCCGAAGTTCTTCATCCCCGTGCACGGCGACTACCGCCATCTCAAGCGCCACGTCGAGCTCGCTCTTTCGACCGGTGTCCCCGAGAAGGTCATCCTGCTCGAAGACGGCGATGTGCTCACGCTCGACAAGGACTCCGCACAGAAGACCGGCAAGGTCACCACCGGTCGCGTCTGCATCGACAACAACTCTACGGCCGACGTCGTCGAAGACACCGTCATCCGCGACCGCAAGCATCTTGGCGAAGACGGTCTCTTCCTGCCGATCATCGCGATCAACAAACGCACCGGCGCGATCGAAGGCCAGCCCGAGATCACCACGCGCGGCTTCGCAGCCGATGATCCCGATCTGCTCCGCAATGCACGCGATATCGTCGTGCGTACCCTGGAGCAGTCCAGCGAAGAAGAGCGCCGCGACTATGGCGTGATGAAAGACAAGATCCGCGGCGACCTCAAGCGCTTCATTCAGAAGAACGCCAATCGCCGTCCGTTGATCATGCCCATCATCCTGGAGTTGTAA
- a CDS encoding mandelate racemase/muconate lactonizing enzyme family protein produces the protein MHATRREVFKSSLAAAASAVLPNPRSHSPHRAVTPSELQANYAKCDAAAALPVFKRELFPDPVLIDTIELLHYKKSWLCRVRSRDGAEGLSISNSQQMEVLYPLFVQRIAPYFLGRDARDLEALMEEVTVYESNYKATGLAIFVPMATLEFAILDMFGKMSKRSIGLLISDKIYNPKINVYQANGERYITPELTIEHLQRDVAISKAKAIKFKLGGRMSHAETPAGRSEKLIPLVRKTFGDQMVISADANGSYTAAEAIPIGRLMQEYKYAFYEEPVPFDWYEDLKTVADALDIPMALGEQEPSTHNFRWVLANNSVGIVQQDMFYFGGMIRCMRVARMAAALGKQCIPHISSTGLGYLYMMHFVSAIPNSGPYHEFKEFNNDLPYTCATSTLRSDDNGAITVPTSPGVGVEIDPAYIAKHEVMKAVRPANFKDAV, from the coding sequence ATGCACGCCACACGCCGTGAAGTCTTCAAGTCCAGCCTGGCCGCCGCTGCCTCTGCAGTGCTTCCCAATCCCAGGTCACACAGCCCCCACCGCGCCGTAACGCCCTCCGAGCTGCAGGCCAACTACGCCAAGTGCGACGCTGCGGCAGCCTTACCGGTCTTCAAGCGCGAACTCTTCCCCGACCCCGTTCTCATCGACACCATCGAGCTCCTGCACTACAAGAAGAGCTGGCTCTGCCGCGTCCGCTCCAGAGACGGCGCCGAAGGTCTCTCCATCTCCAACTCGCAGCAGATGGAGGTGCTCTATCCCCTCTTCGTCCAGCGCATCGCGCCCTACTTCCTCGGCCGGGACGCCCGCGATCTCGAAGCCCTGATGGAAGAGGTCACGGTCTACGAGAGCAACTACAAGGCCACCGGGCTCGCCATCTTCGTCCCCATGGCAACGCTCGAGTTCGCCATCCTCGATATGTTCGGCAAGATGTCCAAGCGCTCCATCGGCCTGCTCATCTCGGACAAGATCTATAACCCGAAGATCAATGTCTACCAGGCCAACGGCGAGCGCTACATCACGCCCGAGCTCACGATCGAGCACCTGCAGCGCGACGTCGCCATCTCCAAAGCCAAGGCGATCAAGTTCAAACTGGGCGGTCGCATGTCGCACGCGGAGACCCCCGCCGGTCGCAGCGAAAAGCTCATCCCACTGGTGCGCAAGACCTTCGGCGACCAGATGGTGATCTCCGCCGACGCCAACGGCTCCTACACCGCTGCCGAAGCCATTCCCATCGGCAGGCTGATGCAGGAGTACAAGTACGCCTTCTACGAAGAGCCCGTCCCCTTCGACTGGTATGAAGACCTCAAGACAGTCGCCGATGCACTCGACATCCCCATGGCGCTGGGCGAGCAGGAGCCCTCCACCCACAACTTCCGCTGGGTGCTCGCGAATAATTCTGTCGGCATCGTCCAGCAGGACATGTTCTACTTCGGCGGGATGATCCGCTGCATGCGCGTCGCGCGGATGGCTGCGGCACTGGGCAAGCAGTGCATCCCGCACATCTCGTCCACCGGCCTCGGCTACCTGTACATGATGCACTTCGTCTCGGCGATCCCGAACTCCGGGCCGTACCACGAGTTCAAGGAGTTCAATAACGACCTGCCTTACACGTGCGCCACCAGCACCCTGCGCTCGGACGATAACGGAGCCATCACCGTCCCTACCAGTCCGGGCGTCGGCGTCGAGATCGATCCGGCTTACATCGCGAAGCACGAGGTCATGAAAGCGGTCCGGCCGGCAAACTTCAAGGACGCCGTATGA
- a CDS encoding cupin domain-containing protein, whose protein sequence is MMLFAPLLLIAAAMGQATASAPKPDVVIWPHGVSPLGIKHKENFGNHGLSITVHDTSGIAEVHQATADVMIVQSGEATLVYGGEVIDAHSPSPNEVRGTGIRNGTSVHITAGDVIHFPAGMPHQWLLEPGKQITYLVVHVEEPTAAKP, encoded by the coding sequence ATGATGCTCTTCGCTCCCCTGCTTCTCATCGCCGCAGCCATGGGCCAGGCCACAGCCTCCGCGCCAAAGCCTGATGTCGTGATCTGGCCGCATGGCGTCTCGCCGCTCGGCATCAAGCACAAGGAGAACTTCGGCAACCACGGCCTCTCCATCACTGTCCATGACACCAGTGGCATCGCCGAGGTCCACCAGGCCACCGCCGACGTCATGATTGTGCAGAGCGGGGAAGCGACGCTCGTCTATGGCGGCGAGGTCATCGACGCCCACTCTCCCTCGCCCAACGAAGTTCGCGGCACCGGCATTCGCAACGGCACCTCCGTACACATCACTGCGGGAGACGTCATTCACTTCCCTGCCGGCATGCCGCATCAATGGCTCCTCGAACCCGGCAAGCAGATCACCTACCTCGTCGTTCACGTCGAAGAACCCACCGCCGCCAAGCCATGA
- a CDS encoding 2,3,4,5-tetrahydropyridine-2,6-dicarboxylate N-succinyltransferase: MNSANPLEQTIEKFFAEGPAAIGNTEALDAFLQLREGLEAGTLRSAEPDASQPTGWRVNAWVKRGILLGFRLGHLVSIGEDAVLSCVDKHTYPTRRFTPEQNIRIVTGGSAVRAGAYLASGVVVVPPAYINTGAYVDEGTMVDSHALVGSCAQIGKRVHLSAAAQIGGVLEPVNASPVIIEDDALIGGNTGVYEGTIVRSRAVLAAGVILTRGTPVYDLPNNTILKATAETPLIIPSGAVVVAGSRAIQSGPGKELGLSVYTPIIVKYRDEKTDLSTALEDLLR; encoded by the coding sequence ATGAACTCTGCGAACCCGCTCGAACAAACCATTGAAAAGTTCTTTGCCGAAGGCCCCGCGGCCATCGGCAACACTGAAGCCCTCGACGCCTTCCTCCAGCTCCGTGAAGGCCTGGAGGCCGGCACTCTCCGCTCCGCCGAACCTGACGCCTCGCAGCCCACGGGCTGGCGCGTCAATGCCTGGGTCAAGCGCGGCATCCTGCTCGGCTTCCGGCTGGGCCACCTGGTCTCTATCGGCGAGGACGCTGTCCTGTCCTGCGTCGACAAGCACACCTACCCCACGCGCCGCTTTACGCCTGAGCAGAACATCCGCATCGTGACCGGCGGCAGCGCCGTTCGCGCCGGAGCGTATCTCGCCTCGGGAGTCGTCGTTGTCCCGCCCGCCTATATCAACACCGGCGCTTACGTCGACGAAGGCACCATGGTCGACTCGCATGCCCTGGTTGGCTCCTGCGCGCAGATCGGCAAGCGCGTACACCTTTCTGCCGCAGCGCAGATTGGTGGAGTGCTCGAACCCGTGAACGCCTCGCCGGTCATCATCGAAGACGACGCGCTCATCGGCGGCAACACCGGCGTCTACGAAGGCACCATCGTCCGTTCACGCGCAGTGCTCGCCGCCGGAGTCATCCTCACCCGGGGCACACCGGTCTACGACCTGCCCAACAACACCATCCTCAAGGCCACCGCCGAGACACCCCTGATCATCCCCTCGGGAGCCGTCGTCGTCGCCGGTTCGCGAGCCATTCAGAGCGGCCCCGGCAAAGAACTCGGCCTCAGCGTCTACACCCCCATCATCGTGAAGTATCGCGATGAGAAGACAGATTTGTCGACAGCGCTTGAGGATTTGCTGCGGTAG
- a CDS encoding TMEM175 family protein, whose product MQATSSPARLEAFSDGVIAVIITIMVLELKVPALSGFAAFHGVISTLLVYGLSFAFIAVYWVNHHGLIGTLTRSNNRILWANLIWLFALSLIPFFTDYINEHFDSFSVTIYCICMLAAGATFLLLRYTVECQVAREGRLASADRTRFQHWGSVGIYAVSIGLAHISPRGALFVSSFVTLLWILPTLGLFGGSYGGDVPASHHELAPHEPEMDHSHTHK is encoded by the coding sequence ATGCAGGCCACCTCCTCTCCAGCCCGGCTCGAAGCCTTCTCCGACGGCGTCATCGCCGTCATCATCACCATCATGGTGCTGGAGCTAAAGGTGCCCGCGCTGAGCGGCTTTGCGGCGTTTCACGGAGTCATCTCGACCTTGCTGGTCTATGGCCTTTCGTTCGCCTTCATCGCAGTCTACTGGGTCAATCACCACGGTCTCATCGGCACGCTCACCCGCTCTAACAACCGCATCCTCTGGGCCAACCTAATCTGGCTCTTCGCTCTGTCGCTGATCCCCTTCTTTACCGACTACATCAACGAACACTTCGACTCGTTCTCCGTCACCATCTACTGCATCTGCATGCTAGCGGCAGGCGCGACCTTTCTGCTCCTGCGCTATACCGTCGAGTGCCAAGTAGCGCGTGAGGGGCGGCTGGCGAGCGCCGACCGCACCCGTTTCCAGCATTGGGGATCGGTTGGCATCTACGCCGTCAGCATCGGTCTCGCTCACATTTCACCGCGTGGTGCGTTGTTCGTCAGTTCCTTCGTTACACTCCTCTGGATCCTTCCAACCCTGGGCCTCTTCGGGGGTTCGTACGGCGGCGACGTCCCTGCCTCCCACCACGAACTCGCTCCGCACGAGCCCGAAATGGATCACTCCCACACGCACAAATAG
- the dapA gene encoding 4-hydroxy-tetrahydrodipicolinate synthase, translating into MCSKLPFGMNLQGCGTALVTPFRPDGSVDETALHAHVNWQIANGVSLLIPAGTTGEASTLTEQEWLRVIEVTVAAAAGRVPVFAGSTHNSTHQAVVNAKKLANIHGLTGILTANPYYNRPGQEGQYQHFRAIAQAVDLPILLYNIPGRTGANLEPATVLRLAEIPNIIGIKESSGNMVQITELITQAPRAFKVFAGDDSLALPTLAVGGVGLISVASNAIPQQMSQMIGYALSDNWIAARRINRHYFHLMQAHFTEPSPAPIKAVLALLGRGNEQLRLPMIPVSARTRHTLEMILGELGLLRDHPHENLRVF; encoded by the coding sequence ATGTGCTCTAAACTACCCTTCGGCATGAATCTGCAAGGTTGCGGTACAGCACTCGTTACTCCTTTTCGCCCCGACGGTTCGGTGGATGAAACTGCGCTCCACGCTCACGTCAACTGGCAGATTGCCAACGGCGTCTCCCTGCTGATCCCCGCAGGCACCACCGGCGAGGCCTCCACGCTTACGGAGCAGGAGTGGCTGCGCGTCATCGAGGTCACGGTAGCCGCGGCAGCGGGCCGGGTTCCCGTCTTCGCCGGATCGACGCATAACTCCACCCACCAGGCCGTCGTCAATGCGAAGAAGCTGGCGAACATCCACGGACTCACCGGCATTCTGACCGCGAACCCGTATTACAACCGCCCCGGCCAGGAAGGCCAGTACCAGCACTTCCGCGCCATCGCCCAGGCGGTCGACCTGCCGATCCTGCTCTACAACATCCCTGGCCGCACCGGCGCGAACCTCGAGCCCGCCACCGTCCTGCGCCTCGCCGAGATTCCCAACATCATCGGCATCAAGGAATCCAGCGGCAACATGGTCCAGATCACCGAGCTGATCACCCAGGCGCCCCGCGCCTTCAAAGTCTTCGCCGGAGACGACTCCCTCGCCCTGCCCACACTCGCCGTCGGCGGTGTAGGACTTATCTCGGTGGCCTCCAACGCCATTCCGCAGCAGATGTCGCAGATGATCGGTTACGCCCTGAGCGACAACTGGATCGCCGCGCGCCGCATCAACCGTCACTACTTCCACCTGATGCAGGCCCACTTCACCGAGCCGAGCCCCGCGCCCATCAAGGCCGTGCTCGCCCTGCTGGGCCGTGGCAACGAGCAGCTCCGCCTCCCGATGATTCCCGTCTCGGCAAGGACACGCCACACTCTGGAGATGATCCTCGGCGAACTGGGTCTGTTGCGCGACCATCCGCACGAAAACCTGCGCGTCTTCTAA
- a CDS encoding DUF3617 domain-containing protein yields the protein MLRPRLAILVSVCLLSAATCLWATTRKAGLWELTTTMTWQQSPLPSGIIPPGGEPHTTLVCLTQQQLAQYGSVLPQVAGCQISNVAVKANSVTADMVCSGKMTGKGTLESSWSDDSHATGTVHFLGSIQVGTDSKTIEWTNHSSSVFKSADCGAVKPTPPAQ from the coding sequence ATGCTCAGGCCCCGACTTGCCATCCTTGTCTCCGTTTGCCTCTTGTCTGCAGCAACCTGCCTCTGGGCGACGACGCGGAAGGCCGGTCTGTGGGAACTGACCACGACCATGACCTGGCAGCAGTCTCCGCTTCCCTCGGGCATCATTCCTCCCGGCGGAGAGCCGCACACCACGCTGGTCTGCCTGACCCAGCAGCAGCTGGCACAATATGGTTCCGTTCTCCCCCAGGTAGCCGGTTGCCAGATATCGAATGTGGCCGTCAAAGCGAATAGTGTGACGGCGGATATGGTCTGCTCCGGCAAGATGACCGGTAAGGGAACCCTGGAGTCCTCCTGGAGCGACGACAGCCATGCTACGGGCACGGTCCACTTCCTCGGATCGATTCAAGTCGGCACAGACAGTAAGACCATCGAGTGGACCAACCACTCTTCCTCGGTATTCAAAAGTGCCGACTGCGGTGCGGTAAAACCCACGCCTCCAGCTCAATAG
- a CDS encoding type II toxin-antitoxin system VapC family toxin yields the protein MSRIFWDTNVFIYLFENHAIHQKEAMALRTKMLVRGDELITSWVTVGEIQVQSPRRASIGNYSKYRDVIVQTARVLAFEEVASDRYREVRQLTSVRGPDAMQLACAAAAGVEIFVTNDKKLHGLQVPGIHFIASIASAEHLL from the coding sequence ATGAGCCGAATCTTCTGGGACACCAATGTGTTCATCTATTTATTCGAGAACCATGCAATTCATCAAAAAGAAGCCATGGCTCTACGAACCAAGATGCTGGTTCGTGGGGATGAGTTAATTACATCCTGGGTCACCGTAGGAGAGATTCAGGTGCAGTCGCCACGTAGAGCAAGCATCGGAAACTATTCGAAGTATCGTGATGTGATCGTACAGACGGCTCGAGTCCTTGCGTTTGAGGAAGTTGCGAGTGATCGGTATCGCGAAGTCCGGCAATTGACTTCGGTACGAGGCCCTGATGCTATGCAACTCGCTTGTGCTGCGGCTGCAGGGGTAGAGATTTTCGTGACCAACGATAAAAAATTGCACGGATTGCAGGTTCCGGGAATTCACTTCATTGCGTCTATTGCGTCGGCAGAGCACCTCCTGTAG
- a CDS encoding aminopeptidase produces the protein MSSLPSDAFAALSFDQKLDRLAEVAIRIGLNLREGQELVLTAPTDALPLARRLTEHAYKAGAKLVTVFYTDDATTLARFQHAPDASFDYAPQWLQDAIATAFRSGAARMAITGANPALLAQQDPSKVSRANIAASKASKPAMELITRHEINWTIVAAATPAWAALVFPNDPPELALGRLWDAIFATSRITSADPVAQWKEHGANLKKRVDFLNDKRFHSLRFYTPDGTTDLTVGLADQHLWAGGGTTAGNGVYCQPNIPTEECFTTPHKDRVNGVVTASKPLSHQGTLIENIRCTFKDGKIVEATATKGQEAINKLISTDDGARRLGEVALVPHNSPIAQSGILFWNTLFDENAASHIALGQAYSTCLIGGEKMSNEELAKLGANESLIHVDWMIGGPTMNVDGLAADGSAEPLMRAGDWV, from the coding sequence ATGTCTTCGCTGCCTTCCGACGCCTTCGCCGCCCTTTCCTTCGATCAAAAGCTGGACCGCCTCGCCGAAGTGGCGATCCGAATCGGCCTCAATCTGCGCGAAGGCCAGGAACTCGTCCTGACCGCTCCCACCGATGCGCTGCCGCTCGCCCGCCGCCTCACCGAGCACGCCTACAAGGCCGGCGCGAAGCTCGTGACCGTCTTCTACACCGACGACGCCACCACCCTCGCCCGCTTCCAGCACGCGCCCGACGCCAGCTTCGACTACGCTCCCCAGTGGCTGCAGGACGCCATCGCCACGGCGTTCCGGAGCGGCGCAGCCCGCATGGCCATCACCGGAGCCAACCCCGCCCTGCTGGCGCAGCAGGACCCCTCCAAGGTCTCCCGCGCCAACATCGCCGCCTCCAAGGCCTCCAAGCCCGCGATGGAGCTCATCACCCGCCACGAGATCAACTGGACCATCGTTGCCGCCGCCACGCCCGCCTGGGCCGCGCTGGTCTTCCCCAACGATCCGCCTGAGCTGGCTCTCGGCAGGCTCTGGGACGCCATCTTCGCGACCTCGCGCATCACCTCCGCCGATCCCGTCGCCCAGTGGAAGGAGCACGGAGCGAACCTCAAGAAGCGCGTCGACTTCCTGAACGACAAGCGCTTCCACTCGCTGCGCTTCTACACCCCCGACGGCACGACCGACCTCACCGTCGGCCTTGCCGATCAGCACCTCTGGGCCGGCGGCGGCACCACGGCGGGCAACGGCGTCTACTGCCAGCCCAATATCCCCACCGAAGAGTGCTTCACCACGCCGCACAAAGACCGGGTCAACGGCGTCGTCACAGCTTCGAAGCCGCTCTCGCACCAGGGCACGCTGATCGAAAACATCCGCTGCACCTTCAAGGACGGCAAGATCGTTGAAGCCACCGCAACCAAGGGCCAGGAGGCGATCAACAAGCTCATCTCCACCGATGACGGCGCACGCCGCCTCGGCGAGGTCGCACTGGTACCGCACAACTCTCCTATCGCGCAGTCCGGCATCCTCTTCTGGAACACGCTCTTCGACGAGAACGCCGCGAGCCATATCGCGCTGGGCCAGGCCTACTCCACCTGCCTGATCGGCGGCGAGAAGATGTCGAACGAAGAGCTCGCCAAACTCGGTGCAAACGAGAGCCTGATTCACGTCGACTGGATGATCGGTGGCCCGACGATGAACGTCGACGGCCTCGCAGCCGATGGCTCTGCCGAGCCTCTCATGCGGGCGGGCGACTGGGTATAG
- a CDS encoding alpha/beta hydrolase family protein, protein MKLLSATLLLAATFATHAQTTTPAQLEQWREQSVHALFIDSPLPPLKPQSFGSFVAAPGVRVEHITFGTQYGMRVPAIVYAPAHPKGRVPALVVVNGHGGDKSSWYAVYTGLLYASAGAVVVTYDPIGEFERTPSRGSEVGEHDKPIPGLNHPERVGGLMIEDAMQAVRYAASRHEVDPKRIALLGYSMGSFHASLAAALAGPQLPHIRALVLSGGGDLDGNGGSWDSSTKINCQGGPYRALSFMPDKGADLYALRARSGPTLVLNGTVDSLVARPNHFEPFFNDLRSRIASLTGSQTNLPETLWFPGVGHRPSWMTRPAALWLNYQLHFPNWTDAEIEAFPTIRVADWVAKTGVRISHGYQVEQKEGGIPALDLQLPGLTREQLQAVPEAVWQKDRSRYTLEGWTPRALAADHGGESTAASSVQSQHP, encoded by the coding sequence ATGAAGCTCCTCTCTGCAACGCTCCTTCTCGCCGCGACCTTCGCCACTCATGCGCAAACCACCACGCCTGCGCAACTGGAACAGTGGCGTGAGCAATCTGTGCACGCACTCTTCATCGACTCGCCGTTGCCTCCGCTCAAGCCACAGAGCTTCGGCAGCTTCGTTGCAGCACCCGGCGTTCGTGTCGAACACATCACCTTCGGCACGCAGTACGGCATGCGAGTGCCGGCGATCGTCTATGCTCCTGCACACCCCAAAGGCCGTGTCCCGGCGCTCGTCGTGGTCAACGGCCACGGTGGCGACAAGAGCTCCTGGTACGCCGTCTACACCGGCCTGCTCTACGCCAGCGCGGGTGCGGTCGTCGTAACCTACGACCCCATCGGCGAGTTCGAGCGTACCCCCTCGCGCGGCTCCGAAGTCGGCGAGCATGACAAGCCCATCCCCGGCCTCAACCATCCTGAACGCGTCGGCGGCCTCATGATCGAGGACGCGATGCAAGCCGTGCGCTACGCGGCCTCGCGGCATGAGGTCGATCCTAAACGCATCGCGCTGCTTGGCTACTCGATGGGCTCGTTCCACGCTTCATTGGCAGCAGCGCTGGCCGGGCCGCAACTCCCGCACATCCGAGCACTGGTGCTCTCCGGCGGCGGCGACCTCGACGGTAACGGCGGCTCCTGGGACTCCAGCACCAAAATCAACTGCCAGGGTGGTCCCTACCGCGCGCTCAGCTTCATGCCCGACAAAGGCGCGGACCTCTACGCCCTGCGCGCCCGCTCCGGCCCCACATTGGTCCTCAACGGAACCGTGGACTCGCTGGTCGCTCGGCCCAATCACTTTGAGCCTTTCTTCAACGACCTTCGCAGCCGCATCGCATCCCTGACCGGTTCGCAAACCAACCTGCCCGAGACCCTCTGGTTCCCCGGGGTCGGCCATCGTCCCAGTTGGATGACGCGGCCCGCCGCTCTCTGGCTCAACTACCAGCTGCACTTCCCCAACTGGACCGACGCCGAGATTGAGGCCTTCCCCACGATTCGCGTGGCGGACTGGGTCGCAAAGACCGGCGTTCGCATCTCCCATGGCTACCAGGTCGAGCAGAAAGAAGGTGGAATCCCGGCGCTCGATCTCCAGCTCCCGGGTCTTACCCGCGAGCAACTGCAGGCCGTACCCGAAGCCGTCTGGCAGAAGGATCGCAGCCGCTACACGCTCGAAGGCTGGACGCCCCGGGCGCTCGCCGCAGACCATGGCGGGGAATCCACCGCCGCGTCCTCGGTACAATCGCAGCATCCATGA